In Sphaerisporangium krabiense, the DNA window CGCGCACCCGGACGACCTGGAGTACGGCCCGGCGTGCGCGGTCGCGGCCTGGACCGCGGCGGGCAAGGACGTCGCCTACCTCATCGTGACCCGGGGGGAGGCGGGCATCGACTCGCTGCCCCCCGAGCAGGCCGGGCGGGTGCGCGAGCGCGAGCAGATCGAGGCCGCCGCGATCGTCGGCGTGGAGCGGGTGGAGTTCCTCGGCCACCGGGACGGCGTCGTCGAGTACGGGCTGCCGCTGCGGCGGGACATCGCCGCGGCGATCCGCCGGTTCCGGCCGGAGGTCCTGATCGGGCTCAACCACCACGAGCGGTGGCGCAGCGGCGACTGGAACTCCCCCGACCACCGCAACGTCGGCGTCGCCCTGCTCGACGCCGCCGGCGACGCGGGGAATCGCTGGATATTCCCCGAACTGGCGGACCAGGGCCTCGCGCCGTGGCCGGGCGTGCGCTTCGCGGCCATGGGCGGCTCGCCGCACGCGCGCCACGCGGTCGACGTCTCGGGCAGCCTGGACAAGGGCGTCGCCGCGCTGGAGGCCCACCGCTCCTACCTCCCCGCGCTCGGCCCGGAGCATCCGATGTCCGACGCGCGCGGGTTCCTGGAGGCCAAGACCCGCAGGTTCGGCGAGAGATTCGACGGGGTTGCCTGCATCGCCTTCGAGGTCATCGGGATCTGAACAGGCCCCGAGCACGTCGGTGCGGGCACGGAGGCGGGTGGGGGGATTCCCGCCTCCGTGCCCGCACGGCCGGCATGGTCTCCGTCGCTCCTTGTCTCGCGGGGTTCGCGGTCGCGGATGTCAGCGCGGGGCCGGGGAAGGCGGCCGGCGGCTGGTGGCGCGCGGGGCGGGGGAGGACGCTCACGCGAGGCCGGTGGGCCGTCGGGAGAGGGGCTGCGACGGCCGGGGGGACGGTTGGGGGGACGCCGCCCCCGCCGCGCGCCCGGGCCGCGGGCGGCCGGATCGTGGGAGGTCACGTCGCCGGCCGGCGTCGTGGCGTCGTCAGTTGAGCTGCCGCTTGTCCCACACCTTGGGCAGGTCCCAGACCTCGGACACGTCCCAGACGGGCACGCGGTCGAAGACCCGGGACTCGTCCCAGACCTCGGGGAGGCGTCCGGGCGTGAACGCGTCCCACACCGTGAGGCCGTCCCACACGTCGTGGGCGTCCCAGACCCTCAGGCCGTCCCAGACCTCGAGGGGCTCCTCCGCGGAGTCCCAGACCCGGTAGGCGTCCCAGACCTCCAGCGCGTCCCAGACGTCGAAGGCGTCCCAGGTCTCGTAGTGGTCCCAGACCTTCAGGTGGTCCCAGACCTCCTGCCGGTCCCAGACCGTTGGGTCGCGGCCGAGGGCGACGCCCGTGGAGATGACGGACACAGTCATTTCGCGATCCCTTTCCCTTCTGTTTCCCGTTCGACTTCCTTGCGTTGAGTCAACTGTGCGCCCCGGCACGGTCCCTGTTCCAGATGGACGACGTTCAGGAAGTTGTCCGCGAAGAACCGCTTCCTGCCAGCGGCACGCTGGACCTTTCGGCGCGCACGTTATTCAATGGCGCTTCGCGGGGCACGGAGCGTACGGTCGGGCGCGTGGACGGCGTGCGGACAGGGTGGCGGGCCGTCCGACGGAAGGAATCCACCACATGATTCACATGCCGGGGATGGCGGTCACCGACCACCACTTCAGCGTCCCGCTCGACCACGCCGACCCGGGCGGGCCCGGCATCACCGTCTTCGCCCGCGAGATCGCCGACCCGGCGCACGTCGGGCAGGACCTGCCCTTCCTGCTGTACCTCCAGGGCGGCCCCGGCGGCAAGTCGCCCCGCCCGCCGCGCCCCGACGGCTGGATGACCCACGCGCTGCGCACGCACCGCGTCCTGCTGCTCGACCAGCGCGGCACCGGCCGCAGCACGCCGGTCACCGCCGCGACCGCCGCCCGCCTCGGCGACGACCTGGCCGCCTACCTGCGCCACTTCCGCGCGGACGCGATCGTCGCCGACGCCGAGCACATCCGCCGCGCCCTGTGCGGCGACCGTCCGTGGGAGACGCTCGGCCAGAGCTACGGCGGGTTCATCACGCTGACCTACCTGTCGAAGGCCCCCGAGGGGCTGCGCGCCTGCTACGTGACCGGCGGCCTGCCCGGCCTCGCCGCGACGGCGGACGAGGTCTACGCGCGCACCTACCCCCGCGTCAGGGACAAGGTCGAGCGCTACTACGCGCGCTACCCCGGCGACGTGGCCACGGTCGCGGCCATGGCCGCCCACCTCGCCGAGCACGACGTGCGGCTGCCCGACGGCGACCGGCTCACCGTGCGCCGCCTCCAGACGCTCGGCATGGCGCTCGGCATGAGCGACGGCGCGGAGCGGCTGCACTGGCTGTTCGACGAGGCGTGGGACGGCGCGGCGCCGTCGGACACCTTCCTGCGCCAGGTCATGGCGCTGACCGCGTTCGCGGACCAGCCGCTGTACGGAGTGCTCCAGGAGGTCATCTACGCCCAGGGCGGCACGCCGACCGCCTGGGCGGCCGAGCGGGCGCTCGCCTCGCGCCCGGAGTTCGCGCCCGGGGCCGAGCCGCTGCTGTTCACCGGCGAGATGTTCTACCCGTTCATGTTCGAGGAGTTCAGCGGGCTGCGCCCCTTCGCCGGGGCCGCCCGCGCGCTGGCCGAGGCGCGGGACTGGCCGCCGCTGTACGACCCCGGGCGGCTGGCGGCCAACACGGTGCCGGTGGCCGCGATCGTGTACCACGACGACATGTACGTCGACGCCGAGCTGTCGTTGCGCACCGCCAGGTCGGTGGGCAACCTGCGGCACTGGGTCACCAACGAGTGGGAGCACGACGGCGTGCGGGCCTCCGGCGACCGGGTGCTGTCCCGCCTGATGGACCTGGCGGCGGGACGCCTCTGACCGGCCGCCCGGGGCCGGTGGCGGCCCGCCCGCGTCCGTGTCGAACGGAGCACGGCCGATATTCGCCCGGACTTCACCTCAGGGCTATTTGAGTCCGTATATTTCGTGGAAAATAACCATATAGCGGTGCCCACCTGGCGAGGGGCGGTTCGGATGGGCGACCTGGACGTGGCTTCCCCGGCCGCGCCGGCCGGTCACGACGTGCGCGGATCGTGCGCGGACGACGGGACACTGGCGGCGCTGATCGGCGCGCTGGGCGAGAAGGGGATCAAGGTCCGGGTGCTCGACCGCGCCCGGCACCCCGGCGACGGCGAGCCCGCGGTGCACACGGTGTACGTCGAGTGCGAGCTCGACGGCACCCTCTCCTGGGGCACGGGCGTGGGCGCCAACGACGCCGTCGCCTTGTGCAAGGGCGTCGCGAGCGCGCTCGGCCGCGCCTACCCCGCCTGAGCGCCGTCGGGTCGCTCCGGCCCCCGCCGGGCGCCGCCTCCTATGACGAGGAAGACGACGACGGCCGCCAGGCACAGGAACGCGGACGCGGAGAGGCCCGCCACGCCGAACCCGTGGACGGCCGCCTCGGCGGGTTCGCCCGGACGGGCCCGCAGGTGGCCGGCCGCGGCGGTCGCGGCGACCGTGCTGAGCAGGGCGGTGCCGAGCGAGGCGCCGATCTGCTGCGAGGTCATGACCATGGCTCCGGCCACGGCCGTGTCGGCGCCCGCGCCGAGCGTCGCGGTGCTGTTGGCGGTGACGAGCAGCCAGCCGCTGCCGAGTCCGACCAGGAGGAACACCAGCAGCACGCCCGGCCGGTAGCCGCTGTCGGTGCGCAGCGCGCCGAGCAGCGCGAGTCCCGCGGCGACCGTCAGCAGACCGGGGCAGAGCAGCAGCCGCACCGGCACCCGCGCCATGAGGGGGCTCACCAGCCGCCCGCCCGCCATGAGCCCGGCGGTGAGCGGGAGGTAGGCGAGGCCCGCCCGCACCGGCGGATAGCCGAGCACGTTCTGCAGGTAGAAGGTGAGGAAGAACAGTGCGGCGAAGATGCCCGAGGCCACGCCGAACACCGCGAGGTAGGACCCGCCGCGGCGCCGGTCGAGCACCACCCGGAGCGGCAGCAGCGGCCGCGCGGCCCGCGCCTGCGCCAGAACGAACGCGGCCAGCGTGAGCAGGCCCAAGGCCAGCGCGCCGAGCGTCACCGCCGCGCCCCAGCCGTCGGTCTCGGCCCGGGCGAAGCCGAACACCAGGGCCATCAGGCCGGTGGTGGCGAGCAGCGCCCCTGTCACGTCGAGGCGCACGCCCCCCGCCCGCGGGGCGGGGCGGACCGCGTAGAGCACTCCGGCGGCGGCGAGCCCGGCGATGGGCAGGTTCACGTACATGCACCAGCGCCAGTCCAGGTGGTCGGTGAGCAGGCCGCCCAGCACGACGCCGAGACCGGACGAGCTGCCCATGACCGTGCCGTAGATCCCGAACGCCCGGCCGCGCTCGGCCGAGCCCTCGCCTGAGCCGGACACGGGGAAGGACGCGGCGAGCGTGGCCAGCACGGACGGCGTCAGCAGCGCGCCGAAAACGCCCTGGAGCGCGCGCGAGGTCAGCAGCATCGCCGGACCGGTGGCCGCGCCGCCGAGGGCGGAGGCGAGGGCGAAGCCGGTCAGCCCGAACAGCAGGGCGCGCCTGCGGCCGAGCAGGTCGGAGAGCCTGCCGCCCAGCAGCAGCGGGCCGCCGTACCCGAGCGCGAAGATCGTGACCACCCATTGGCGGGCGGGGTCGGACAGTTCGAGCGATCTCTGCACGGACGGCAGCGCGATGTTCATGACGGTCAGGTCCAGGCCGATCATGAGCTGGGCGACCGCGACCGCGGCGAGCGCCCACCAGCGCCGCGGGGCGGGGACGGCGGTGTCCGAGGGGCGCCGGGACGAGCCGACGGATGTGGTCATCGAAACCTCACAGGGGACGTCACAGGAAACCATTGGTTCGTCCAACGTTGGTCCGGCCAACGATAACAACATCCGTGGGCCGCGCCAACGAGTTTGGCTAGACTTCCGGCATGCGGAGAGCGCCCACCCGCCTGCGAGGCAAGCCGACCTGGCTGATCAACAAGATCTCGCTGCACGCCCAGCGGCTGATCGCCGAGGCCGTGGCCCCTCTCGACGCGCGCGCCTACCACTTCGCGTTGCTGGCCGCGCTGGAGGAGTACGGGCCCGCGAGCCAGGCCGCCCTCGGTCACCGCTGCGCGATCGACCGCAGCGACATGGTGGCCATGGTCAACGAGCTGGCCGAGCAGGGCCTGGCGGTGCGGTCCCCCGACCCGGAGGACCGGCGGCGCAACGTCATCACCATCACGCCGGCGGGCCGGCGGCGCCTCGCCGAACTCGACGCGGCCCTCGCGGAGGCCCAGGACCGGCTGCTCGCCCCCCTGTCAGAGGCCGAGCGCGGCCGGCTCGCGGACCTGCTCGGCCGCGTCCTCGACCATCACACCCCGCCCTGAGGCCGCTCGCCGGCGGCTGGTGCGACCTGTCGGCGAGGGGACCCGGGGGAGTGGGGTAGCCGTTCGGAGATCGCGGCGGAAGTATTCTCTTGGGTGCAGGGTAATTAACCTCACTAAGGAAAGCGTTTCAGCTAGCCAAGGGAAATGGGATGGGATACCAATGGCGGAGAAGTCCCGTTCGCAGCTGCTCGCCCTGGTCCACGAGGCGATACGTGCCTACACGGCCGGCGCCGTGCTGCACAGCCAGGCCGTGGCCGACCGGCTCGGGTTGAACGCCACCGACTCCCGCTGCCTGGACATCCTGCGCCGCACCGGCCCCATCACGGCCGGCCAGGTCGCCGAACTGACCGGGCTGACCACCGGCGCGATCACCGGGGTCGTGGACCGCCTGGAGAAACCCGGCTACGTCCGCAGGGTCAGGGACGAGGAGGACCGGCGCCGCGTGATCATCGTGCCGGTCCCCGAGGAGGAGCTGCCCATCGACGCCTGCCTGCGGGACATCGGCCGCCGCCTGGAGGAGTTCCTGCGCACCTACACCGACGAGCAGCTCGCCGTGATCCTGGACTTCCTCAGCCGGTCCGCGGAGATGGCGCCCAGCGGGATCACCGCCATCCGCGACAAGGCCGCCCGCCTGACCTCCCCGGCGACCTGACCTCCGCGGCGGTGCCCCGCCCGTGCGGCCGGGGCCGCGCCCGGTGCGGGGCGGTTCCGTGGCGGGACGGGGGACAGCCACGAGCCCGCGGCCGGCCGCTGTCCCCCTGAGCGCGGCGACGGCTGAGCCCGGCCCGAACGCGCTGCGCGGCACCCGGCCGGCGTTCCATGACGGAGCCCGCCGCGGGTGACCGGCCGTCGCACGCCCCCCCGATCACCGTCCTCCCCGTGCGCGGGTGTGCATAGCACCAGGTCATACGCATAAATCAGCCTATTGACGGCATGAGTTGTACTGTGGAAATCGTTGTACTCCTACAACGATCGTGGAGGGCCGTGACCGCACCCAGCCGCCGCAGGCGGACGCTGATCCTGTTGATCTGCTGCATGAGCCTGCTGATCGTCGGGCTGGACAACACGATCGTGAACGTCGCCCTGCCCGCCATCGAGCGCGACCTGCACGCCCCCGTCTCCGGCATGCAGTGGACGGTCGACGCCTACATCCTCGTGCTCGCCTGCCTCCTGCTGCTGTCCGGCTCCACGGCCGACCGCATCGGACGGCGCCGCACCTTCCAGCTCGGCCTGGTGATCTTCGCGGTGGGTTCGCTGCTGTGCGGGCTCGCCCCCAGCCTCGGCTGGCTGATCGCCTTCCGGGTCCTCCAGGCGATCGGCGGCTCCATGCTCAACCCGGTCGCCATGTCGATCATCACGAACACCTTCACCGACCCCCGCGAGCGGGCCCGCGCCATCGGCCTGTGGGGCGGTGTGGTCGGCGTCAGCATGGCGCTCGGTCCCGTCGTCGGCGGCGCCCTGGTGGACACCTCCAACTGGCGCGCGATCTTCTGGATCAACGTGCCCGTCGCGATCGCCGCGATCGTGCTCGCCGCCCTGTTCGTCCCCGAATCCCGTGCGCCGCACCCCCGCCGCATCGACCCGGTCGGGCAGATCCTGGTCATCCTGGCGCTCGGCTCGCTGACGTACGGCATCATCGAGGCGCCCGGCCTCGGCCTCGGATCCCCGCCGATCATCGCGTCGTTCACCGTGGCCGCGGTCTCGTTCGCCGCCTTCCTCGCCTACGAGCCCCGGCGGCGCGAACCTCTCATCGACCTGCGCTTCTTCCGCAGCGCCCCCTTCTCCGGCGCCTCGGCCATCGCGCTGTGCGTGTTCGCCGGGTTCGGCGGCTTCCTGTTCCTCAACACGCTCTACCTTCAGGACGTGCGCGGCCTCTCCCCGCTGTCCGCCGGCCTCTGCACGCTGCCGATCGCCGCGATGGCCGTGGTCTTCGCCCCCCTGTCGGGGAAGCTGGTCGGCGACAGGGGCCCGCGGGCGCCTCTGGTCATCGCGGGGGTCGCCATCTGCGCCGGCGGGCTCATGCTCACGCCGCTCACCGCGCACACCCCGCTGCCGTGGCTGCTCGCCGCCTACGCCGTGTTCGGCCTCGGGTTCGCCATGGCCAACGCGCCCATCACCAACACCGCGGTCTCCGGCATGCCGCGCGCACAGGCCGGGGTGGCGGCGGCCATCGCCTCCACCGGCCGCCAGGTCGGGCAGTCCTTCGGCGTGGCGATCGCCGGATCGGTGCTGGCCTCCGGCCTGGCCGGATCGTCGCACGCCGGGTTCGCGCACGCCAGCCGGGCCGGGTGGTGGATGGTCGCGGGGTACGGCGCCATGGTGCTCGTCCTCGGCCTGTTCACCACGGGCAGGTGGGCGAAGGCCACCGCGGAGCGCACCGCCTCCTGCCTGATCGCGGACGGCGTCCGGCCCCAGGCCGTGTCATGACCGATCCCAGCACCCCGGGCACGCCCGGCGTCCCGGAGGAGGCCGGAGACCTCGCCGCGC includes these proteins:
- a CDS encoding MFS transporter, giving the protein MTAPSRRRRTLILLICCMSLLIVGLDNTIVNVALPAIERDLHAPVSGMQWTVDAYILVLACLLLLSGSTADRIGRRRTFQLGLVIFAVGSLLCGLAPSLGWLIAFRVLQAIGGSMLNPVAMSIITNTFTDPRERARAIGLWGGVVGVSMALGPVVGGALVDTSNWRAIFWINVPVAIAAIVLAALFVPESRAPHPRRIDPVGQILVILALGSLTYGIIEAPGLGLGSPPIIASFTVAAVSFAAFLAYEPRRREPLIDLRFFRSAPFSGASAIALCVFAGFGGFLFLNTLYLQDVRGLSPLSAGLCTLPIAAMAVVFAPLSGKLVGDRGPRAPLVIAGVAICAGGLMLTPLTAHTPLPWLLAAYAVFGLGFAMANAPITNTAVSGMPRAQAGVAAAIASTGRQVGQSFGVAIAGSVLASGLAGSSHAGFAHASRAGWWMVAGYGAMVLVLGLFTTGRWAKATAERTASCLIADGVRPQAVS
- a CDS encoding PIG-L deacetylase family protein, coding for MPEPYAPMPDDWGRALAVVAHPDDLEYGPACAVAAWTAAGKDVAYLIVTRGEAGIDSLPPEQAGRVREREQIEAAAIVGVERVEFLGHRDGVVEYGLPLRRDIAAAIRRFRPEVLIGLNHHERWRSGDWNSPDHRNVGVALLDAAGDAGNRWIFPELADQGLAPWPGVRFAAMGGSPHARHAVDVSGSLDKGVAALEAHRSYLPALGPEHPMSDARGFLEAKTRRFGERFDGVACIAFEVIGI
- a CDS encoding MFS transporter; this translates as MTTSVGSSRRPSDTAVPAPRRWWALAAVAVAQLMIGLDLTVMNIALPSVQRSLELSDPARQWVVTIFALGYGGPLLLGGRLSDLLGRRRALLFGLTGFALASALGGAATGPAMLLTSRALQGVFGALLTPSVLATLAASFPVSGSGEGSAERGRAFGIYGTVMGSSSGLGVVLGGLLTDHLDWRWCMYVNLPIAGLAAAGVLYAVRPAPRAGGVRLDVTGALLATTGLMALVFGFARAETDGWGAAVTLGALALGLLTLAAFVLAQARAARPLLPLRVVLDRRRGGSYLAVFGVASGIFAALFFLTFYLQNVLGYPPVRAGLAYLPLTAGLMAGGRLVSPLMARVPVRLLLCPGLLTVAAGLALLGALRTDSGYRPGVLLVFLLVGLGSGWLLVTANSTATLGAGADTAVAGAMVMTSQQIGASLGTALLSTVAATAAAGHLRARPGEPAEAAVHGFGVAGLSASAFLCLAAVVVFLVIGGGARRGPERPDGAQAG
- a CDS encoding alpha/beta fold hydrolase; protein product: MIHMPGMAVTDHHFSVPLDHADPGGPGITVFAREIADPAHVGQDLPFLLYLQGGPGGKSPRPPRPDGWMTHALRTHRVLLLDQRGTGRSTPVTAATAARLGDDLAAYLRHFRADAIVADAEHIRRALCGDRPWETLGQSYGGFITLTYLSKAPEGLRACYVTGGLPGLAATADEVYARTYPRVRDKVERYYARYPGDVATVAAMAAHLAEHDVRLPDGDRLTVRRLQTLGMALGMSDGAERLHWLFDEAWDGAAPSDTFLRQVMALTAFADQPLYGVLQEVIYAQGGTPTAWAAERALASRPEFAPGAEPLLFTGEMFYPFMFEEFSGLRPFAGAARALAEARDWPPLYDPGRLAANTVPVAAIVYHDDMYVDAELSLRTARSVGNLRHWVTNEWEHDGVRASGDRVLSRLMDLAAGRL
- a CDS encoding MarR family winged helix-turn-helix transcriptional regulator — protein: MAEKSRSQLLALVHEAIRAYTAGAVLHSQAVADRLGLNATDSRCLDILRRTGPITAGQVAELTGLTTGAITGVVDRLEKPGYVRRVRDEEDRRRVIIVPVPEEELPIDACLRDIGRRLEEFLRTYTDEQLAVILDFLSRSAEMAPSGITAIRDKAARLTSPAT
- a CDS encoding MarR family winged helix-turn-helix transcriptional regulator, whose translation is MRRAPTRLRGKPTWLINKISLHAQRLIAEAVAPLDARAYHFALLAALEEYGPASQAALGHRCAIDRSDMVAMVNELAEQGLAVRSPDPEDRRRNVITITPAGRRRLAELDAALAEAQDRLLAPLSEAERGRLADLLGRVLDHHTPP